The region TGACACAACCGCAGTGCGTCGAATTCTGCAAATGGTAAACTATAAACTGCCACGGATCTATGAATCATCGAAATctacaagaaataaatcatGATTATTCCATTGCATTTTTGACGTAAAAACGAACATAAAAACTGACTATAATATAAGccgaaaaatgtttatttagAGAATTACAGGCAATCGAATATATTAtcgtaatatttatattcatatttttttatagctTTTTATATCTTCATTTTCCTTATTCACCTTTCGAAATTATGAAGTCACCGTCTCCTAATTAGGATACCCAATTGGTGTCCAAAATTTTGTTATACTTTgtaagatttttctgaattttttttagattttgcaAAGTTGGAGttttttctcaagtttttaaGTTACACTTCAGAGACGTTGGGTCAAAAAATTCTGACATAAATTGCGAATGCGTCTTTTCTCATGTACtttcatataaaaaattacaaagctaatgCGAGACATCCacgtagaatcttgatcgagatgtCTTGAAATGTCTCATATCTCATTGTCAATTCTCTGATCAACTTCTTCGACTATTTCTCCCATCGCTTGCACCAAGAAGAGGTTACTAACCATGCTAACAGTAAACCACACCCGGTAAGCGATGGCAACATCAGTTCTTGTCGTCTTCACATACCGACCGCTTCCCGGATTGAGTTACGCGTTTAAAGAAGAACGCAGAGGACGTCGCTTGACGATGAATTTATCTCGTCCATTTTCAACTACGATAACCCTCGTAAGGCTAGCGTCTTCCTAGTCTTTacatatatcttcagtcaacgttaATTAGTCCGACCGCACGGACtataacaattattttgagcttgatgtgagaaaatttgtaTGACGTAGACCAGCGTGCTTCGTGGGATAGATTTTCATAAGATTAGAGAGTACCAAAATATGAATCATTATTAGTTCTCATACGAATTCATAGAACGGCCAACCAGATGGAGaacttgtaaaattgattagaTATAAGTTTAATAATCAAATAGACTTGCTTGGAGGTGTAATAACGGGAAACTTTTGTATTTGCGAGCTCCAGAGATGCGTTTATTAATCTTGAGCACACAGATCGACGTGCACCTTGATTCGTTCTTCAATTTATAGAAAGTCCCGTCAAGTGCGACTTAAGAGATTATGTACGCAATCTTATTTCCAAAGAATTTTACcacctttaattttttatttaactattttcaaccTATAATGTTCAGGAAACGAGATATTGTGTAAAACCAATTCTTCGTACCTTTTCGCCATCATAAAGTTCAGAGCTGATCTAGGCAGAGAAAAACGTAAAGTCTTGTTAATGACATCCAAGCGAAGCGTTTAAACTAATGAAATTCTTTTATGAACAGTTTGTTACGGTCGAAACTCTGCCGTCTGGCCCAGTAACAAACTGTGCACACGAGTTGAGGACCACCTCCACTATCTCCAATGATTTTGAGCATGTTTTGCCAGTCAAGTATCCAAAGTATTCATAAAAGATAAGACTTGAGCAATTCGATGCTAAAAATGTTCAAACATCCACTTACTCCATACCTActgcaaaaattaatatatataatgcgGAAAGAACTCAAAAATCTCCTTTGCACTGATTATCAGTAAAAAGTCCGTCACTTCTTTCCAGCTTGTCCGATAATACACGCGCGGATGGCATTTTTACTAAAAGAGTATAATCTAGTCACTTGATGCAGAGtctatgaaaaaataaactgcaTTGTCCACGGCCATCGCCATTCTGGTTTTACTGCCGTCGCGTTGATCTACTTTTGAACCGACCCGTGGCTTCCATGTACTAGATTAAAGTTATAAGTATAGCGCAGTTTTATCGAACGTTGTAGACTTGCGTGTCGAAACAATTCGTTGGGAACGCCTGAAAGCTATGGTTTTTAAGTACGTACATACTCGCTCTTCACTTTCGGTTATCACCCGACTGATTTGTTACACTTACAATAGTGCTTGAAAGTATTTTGACAAAGATAGTAATTGAGTTAATTACATGCAAGTATAAActacaaaaatcaataatattatttgttgaaagaaattcGATGTTCTGcataattgttaaaaattaactcTCGATTGCTcgaaaataaagtgaaaataaagaaaagtaagaaaaacgaTTGATCAAAGTAATTACGAATTTCATACTAgcaaaatacttttgagcgCTACCTTAAATGTTAGCTcaactttcttttttaaaaaccgCAAATTCATTCAGGTATTTCAGAAACGCAATGACAGTGTTAAGTTACAGAAAGAAACAAGTTATTTATTGCGCAAGTAAATCATATAACAAGATGTGTATTTACGAGAAGAGAAGGGTCGATGACTTGTAGTAGAACTAAGATGAAATATTAGAACTTTATCGATTATTTCACGAACTGCAAACATTTGAAATCTCATATAGTATTTATTTTCGCTGTATAGTACATGGAACGAGATATCGTTGATTGAACATTCTtagatatttataaataatcgcTGAAAATCGGTTTCTGTAATTCTCCATTTGTAAATTATGTCTTTAACGGATACAAGTGATTCATTCGGCAATGAACATCCACTGCATGACAATTCAGAAATGAATTGGcagataataattgaatactcgaaatcttccaggtttttctcaaatatgtTTGAAAAGACGGCCTGAATTctataaaaacattttttctcctcaatCTGATTTGTTTGAATAAAAGGTCAACCTATACGAAAATTCTGGAGAAATATGGTATGGGTTGATATGTAATCAACAGATTCATCCTAAGAGAACCTGTTCCTTCAACTTTATTCCATTATCAATGACGGACGGTGAACAATTTCATTGAAGAACCTCCAGGAACATGTCAACATTAAAGtacgttcaaattttttattttcatattctattatcaGGTAAAATATCTTGGGCAAATGTGTTCGCAATTCGCCAACTCGCTATCTTCGTTTTTGCCGCCCCATGGCAAGTGCCCCGGTTTGCTCCCCCAACCCTGATCCAACGCTGGGTGAATAATAAAGGCGACGTACCTCAACGGAGCAACGACACGTTGTACGTCAAGCACAAAGTTCAGAGACTTCACAGATTGGATTGAATTCTGCCAAGGGAGAATTCAGAAGAGAGGGGGTAGTGGACTTCAATTTGACGAAGTACGACGCGTCAATGTGATTGAATTAAATACAGTCAAAATGTATCGACGTTAatcaatcgaaattttttctccgtgTACAGACTTCTGATACAGCGATTCCTCAAATTTATTATAGGTAATGCTTCCAAAGTTAGcagactcattgtcagtttgGAATCAGCTGGTTAATAAGTTGGATGTTTTTGAAGATAGCGGTTTCACTTATTGCGGTTAAGTAATGACTCAATGACGTATACCGGATTGAAATATGActgaaagtaaaaattcttttatttcccAAAATTGTGTTTCGTTAAGACGGGCTTTGCCATTATCACCTGACCTTCAATGATCCATTCTGACCTATTACCATTCAAGCTTATCTCCGAGCAGCTATCTcgaatataattcaaaattcacgTAATAAACATGACGCAATGTTATCATCGTTCGGTTTAAAAACAATCGTCATTATTATCTGTATCTCGGTCAAAGTTCCTCCACTCGACTCTTAATTCAAGTTTCAAATCGGCGTACGCCTTTCTGGAAGCTCATCTAATATGTAATATTCTTAACAAATAAAACGCGGCACTGACAACGAGGCGATAGTTTCCACTAAACGCTTGAGTACACAGTTTGAACGATTGCAAATCCAGTTTGTACAAAATGAAGAAGGTGTTCATATACGCTTTCACTTTCATGAGTCTGTTTTACGCAGAAGTTGGTAAGTTAAAATATCATCGTAATAACTGTCGGCAAATAATGACGGACAAATATAACggagtttgatattttttagtCAAAGGAGCTTCGCAAGATTGGCCAGACACGGAGCTAAATCTGCATCGTGTAAATCCGTACAAACTAATGTTGCACAAGAGAAGTATCCCGAACTCTCAGGTCTGCATACCGGGTACTACGAAACGCAAGGAATGCAACGAATGCCTCTGTGTCGGGGACGGTTCAGAGTGGTCCTGCTCCAGAATGGAGTGTCTTCAATTTGCATCAACACCCCGGAGTTCCGACGACGCTTCAATAAATCCAGATCAAGCGAAAAATTTGCGTCGTACGAAGCGAAGTATGAGCAAGAATttcagtatacatatacgaatGATTGCAAGTCAACTATAAGCAACCTCGGTAGTCGGgtctaatttttattctacttcACAGAGTTACTGATCCAGGGCCCCTGTGATAGAGCAACGTACATGTACGAATGTAACCATTGTTGGTGCGAACCTGACAGCTGGGGCGGCCATTACGCCTGCACTACGAATCCCTGTCCAACTTCTACGCCGCGTACAAATGCCTGAACAATGTGTTTGCTACTTGTAAAACAATTCGAAAAGTGTGGACGAGTTTTCGGACTCTCGAGACGTTAAATGAAATGTATTTACTTCGTGATTACGTGTGACTCGAGTGtcgtttgtgaaaatttaataaatacgGTGCTTTAAACAATTGTCACGTCTGCGCGAATGTTTGTCATTTATAAATCTCGTTCCCACTATTCACCTTGACGGTGTAACTTTGTGCACTgcataaattcaaatttccacGCGTCCATACAGCGCTGTACGGTCTTAATTGTGTTTGCAAACATAATTATATGGGGCTTTCATTGTCAACTCGAGCAATGATTTGCCCGCAACATGTTTGATTTGCTTCactatattttaaataattctcATATCTCAAAGAGATTATCAGTataaaatataagatttttgcaaaaaaccGATCTTGAGATGGGTctgagtaataaaaaaaaattaacggtcAGAGAAAAAACTCTGAGAAAATTCGGGACTGCTTTTTTGAGATCGGAGAGTTGTGTAAATAATCGtgaatagaatgaaaaatggtgaGAGAAAATCGTTCTCCAGTGGACATGGAAAGCTCCATTATATGCATTAGTAATATATGTGTTCGGAAACACAGAGTAAAAGTATGCACTCGTCGCTTcagtgaaaaaacaaaattcgaatACGGTAACCATGGTTGAACGTTGTATAATCAATTCCCAAGTATTTCCCAAATGATCATTCGAAGTTTGGTAATAAACATACACACTGTAGAGTTGCTGCAACATATCAGGCAGCGTTAATCATACGATTGCTCGTCAGCCGTTGAACGACTTATGAATTATGTGATAAAATTAACGAGTGAGGGATTATTCTTATACTCGCTAAATAAGTTCTCTGATACCTGGCACAAATCGGCGCAGATGAAGAATTATATCGCACTGGTCACAAGTACCGCAATGGGTGTCTATGACCCAAACACGCAATAGTACCAAGAGAAGGTaggtgaaataattaaattctttcgtgTAAAAATACCTTTAGCTTGTGAGAATTTCGTAAACATTGATCTGTGGTGTAGAGTTGTTTAGTCTTTTAATGACGAAGTAAATATCGCAGGTTGAATTTAACGAGAGACGTAGAGAGGGAATTGCCATTTGTCCGATCCCCTTGTCTgtgaaactgaaaattatagtTGATTGCGTCATCCGCTTTCCAGActtcttgaaaaatattgttccgaTTTGGATTCGCTATCGCATCTCCGTCGCGACGTCAAATACTTTTCTCGCAGTATTCATCCTTGGCTCCTGATTCCCTGGTTCCTTACGTTCCGTGGATacgaaattatatttaattccGATTCTTCGGTGAGCTGCGTTACTCCTTTTCGGGCATTCAGCTGATATTGTTGACAAATTTACTCGATAATGATGAAGAATCTTCCAGTATGCTTTTTGATTCTCGTGGTGTTGGCGATTGGTAAGTAACGTTATCAATATATCTTGAGGCCCGTCAAACTTTACGTCAATCGCCATGAGTCTTGTCATAATCATTGACCATCGAATGAAATTCGCGACCCATTTGTTCAAGCTCAGTAGTTATTTCGATATTTCGTTAAATCTAGTTCagattttagtttttattcgttttttattgAACCATTTTTCGGTACTAACCTACCATCCGATATGTTCTAAAAGGAATCCACGGACACCCAAGTGGCAAAGTACGGGAACAGATTTGCACACCAGGGACACAGACTAAGGTAGACTGCAATATGTGCACCTGTTCTGAGGATGGAACTGCTTTGGCCTGCACTAAAATGATGTGCGTAGAAACACTAAGAGAATATTTGAATGCGAATGGCTTACGAAAGCTTCTTAATCAAGACAACCCGTTGCTTCGTACCAAACGAGGTTTTTGAATTCACATTTGTCTAACTGTAACCAGCTGCTAAATGCATTTCAACTTCACTCTCCGTTTGACCTTTCAGATCAAGTCTGCGAGCCTAACAAAAGTAGAACAATGAATGATAACATGACATGCCGATGCAGAATTGACGGAACCAGCGAGAACTGCTTCAAGATGTTCTACCAAAGAATTGACTAATGTCTGAGGAAACAACGCAATTTCCTTCCCACGTTGAAGCCAAATCAAGGAGTCGTGAATGAATAATTAGGTACTTAGTTTTCACCTGATGTTCTCTTAATTTTCGTCACACGAGATTGTaaggaagaaatgaaaacgtTTTGGGAGCGCGTCATTGTTATGTGTAACCGTTAAAATACTATtgttaattacaataaaaaatttccttatttacatattttctaaTCAGAAAACGGTACGTTGAAAAACATGTTGAcacacaattattttatcatgGAAAGCTTTTGTGTGTTTGtttattaatgaaatttactggaaattcttttttttttcgataactgtgtaaaaataaaattgtataaattaagTCTTCTTTTGTTTCGAGCAACACTTTTTTGTTGAAGTTGATTACTCACTTTatcgattcattttcattcatacgaattaaaaattgtcTCTTGAGAACTGTTAAGCGTGTTTGATAGATTAGGTAATGACGAGTATGTGAACCTTTACctggtttttattttctcattacgtgaaatttgaaaagatatcaacaTGGCATTTTCAAGAGTAGATGTTATTATCAATCCTCCGCCTTGTTGTTACTTTGTTGGATTCAAAGTCTTCTctcgaaatttaaattttataaaaattaactgTGTTTTTTACACATCGATATACGGTTAAGATGATCTTGTCTTAATTCACCTTAGTTACGTAGCATTATTGGTTAGaagatattttcaatgaaaaaggTTGAATTGAACTTTTTGACGGAGAACTTGTTACTATGTATCGTTACTTTCTACTTGCTCGTCTTCCCAAGAGTGATCGAGTCCTTGTTTCCGCTTCATGTGCTCTATTTTTGGCCGCGTACATTTACAAGTCAAAAGCTTATCGATACGCCTTATTTGATTTCCTGAATTCCGTTATGAAAGAGCGATGTaccgtcgaaatttgaacccaTTCCgttcttttgtttatttaatataagaagaaaaagggttTTCTCGGCCGGTAAAGGTAGGACTGCTACATAAAGTTAAACGGAAAATCTTTTTACCAGTAAAAATCAGAATCAGGCCCCCGTTGGATTCCTTACAGGATCTCCGCGATTTTCTACCTAACTCGACTTTGATTGATTTTTAGTGTTTTCTTTGTTAATCAGCCGACTCGGTATAGCTATGTGCATTGGTGTTAGATGTTTGTTTAGGTTTTGGACCAAGGTTCTTCTCTTGACCGTGAAACACTTCGGTTAGAttctaattttcttttatgGTTGAGCGCCAATTGCGAAAAGCAATAGATATTTTAATTGGAGAGTAGATAAGAATCTCAGGGTGTTTGGAATTACTTCCTGGGGCcaagttcaaattttttactcgtaAACATGGATTGCAAGAAATACTTTCAATGATACAACTAGGTTAGAGGTAACCTTTGGAGTTTACATATAATCTCCGTTTATTTGATCAAACTAACACAGGTGTAATTACAGAATTATGGGATATTTACTATTATAGAATTTAAGGCTCTTATAAATTAAAAgacaatatgtataattaaatcCCAGATTTccttacatattatatttccTTTCTTTTATATTGAATGTGATTTAacacttatttatttacctgCGATTTATGAAATCTaaatcctattttttttttctagtccAATAATTCTCTATTAATCTACGAATCTGATCTACTTGGAAAATATCAATACAGGATGTACATTTGCTTTAAAAAGGAGAAACTCGAAGAAGCCAGTTGGGGAGACCCACGTACACCATAAACTGCTcgagataaatattttttacagaatagAACAGGCTTGAGAACTATCGTATCACAAGCGCTGTCTATCTGCAAAAAGGGTATAACGAAACATTCTGGATAACCGGAGTACAAACAGATCTGCtttttgaatttaaagaaaCAGTCGGAATAACCGAAGTACAAACGAATTTGTTGTTTATTGCTACGCTTATCTATGTTATCTCTCTGTGCGTAAAGCAGTCCCTAATACAATAAAATGCTATTGGATACTTTCTAAATTATCATCTTTTATCATTAATAAATTTCTAGCAATTCTTTTATTGAACATAACGCCCCATTCTGTAAGGGTATGTTTTGACACGCAACAACCACTTGGACTGCTATTCGCCTTGACGATCTAAGTTTATGCACTGcatgaattcaaatttccatGCGCATATATGGCAAGTGCTAATTGTGTCTGCAAACATAACTGTATGCATTACTTATAAATGCATTCACGAGCGCCGAGCATATGTATGCACTTGTCGTTTCcgttaacaaaaaaattacaatacgATAATGATGGCCGAACGATGTATAATCAAGTCTCagatattttacaaataattatataaactttggtaaacatatacatatataaatatatatagttaCTGCAACATATCAGATAGCGTTAATCATTCGATTGCTTCTCGGCCGTGGCAGACGAACGAGTTATAAATTATGTGATAAAATTAACGAGTGACCCAGTATTCTTGTACTCGATGAATAAATTCTCTGATACCTCGCACAGAACGGTACCTacaaaggataaaaaaaaaacttgaccaCACTAGTCGTAAGTACCGCAATGGGTGTGTAGACATACGTGCAATAGAATAATCAAGAGAAGgtaagtgaaataattttttcatgtaaaaatAACTCTATAACGCTAATTTTTTGATCCGTTATTGACGGAGTAAATATCGGAGATAATGTTTGACGAGAGACCTTGAGTGGAGATTCTTGCTTTTGGAACTGAGAAGTGTAGGTAATTACGTCAGCCGCCTTCCAGACTTCCTGAGAAATGTTGTTCCGATTGGGATTCCCTATCGCATCTCCGTCGCGACGTCAATAACTTTTCTCGCAATATTTATCCACGGCTTCTGATTGGTTAGTTTCTCACGATTCAGGGATTCGAAATCATATTTAACTCCGAGTCTTGGGTGAGCTGCGTTACTCCTCGTCTGGTACTCAACTGATATTGTTGGCAAGTTTTCTCGATAATGATGAAGAATCTTCGAGTGTGCTCCGTGATTCTCGTGGTGTTGGCGATTGGTAAGTAACGTTATCAATATATCTTGAGGCCCATCAAACTTTATGTCAATCGCCATGAGTCTTGTCATAATCATTGACCATCGAACGAAATTCGCGTGCCATTTGTTCAAGCTCAGTAGTTATTTCGATATTTCGTTAAATCTAGTTCagattttagtttttatttgttttttattgaaCCATTTTTCGGTACTAACCTGCCATCCGATATATTCTAAAAGGAATCCATGGACACCCAAGTGGCCAAGTACGGCAACAGATTTGCACACCAGGGACACAGACTAAAATAGACTGCAACACGTGCACCTGCTCTCAGGATGGAACTGCTTTGGCTTGCACTAAAATGATGTGCGTCCAAATACCaaaagaatatttgaatgcGGATGGCTCCCTAAAGCTTCCTCATCAGGACAACCCGTTGCTTCGTACCAAACGAGGTATGCTGTTTTTGAATTGACATTTACTCAACTGTCACCAGTCGCTCGGTACATTTCAGCTTCACGTTTCATTTCACCCTTCAGATCAAGTGTGCCAGCCAAATGCCGTGAGAATATGGGATTGCAATACTTGTCGATGCAACCCGCAGGGAACCGCCGAGGCGTGCACCAGGAGTATATGCCCAAAACCTCAGGAACTTCCACGGGTACGACGTGACCTCCCCAATCCTCTGAAATGCAAGCCGAATGAAGGCTTCATGGATGATTGTAATCACTGTTGGTGTTCGCGGGATGGTCGTTCAGCTGCTTGTACCCTGATGGCATGTCCTCCTAACAACCTTACGAGACTGCGACGTGAGACTCGCTGTACACCAAACGAAAGGTTCATGGACGACTGTAATCATTGCACATGTTCACCCGATGGTCGGTCTGCGATATGTACGCTCATGGCGTGCCTGCCAAAAGATTTTAAGCCGCCGTCTCTTCGGACATAGGCGACATTGCAAAACTAGGTGTTCACTCGATGGTCAGTCAGCTGCTTGCATATTGATAGCTTgttgtagaaaaattaatcCACTTAATACACACAAGCCCAaaataaatttcggaaaagcACTGAAAACGTCAATTCTGTGGgagtttttatatatttaatatatctTCAAAAGATTTCACCTCGGTGTTAGCTTAAGTGTCTGTAAATATACGTGATACATTTGTACGCGATGTAATAATGTGAATAAATGGTTGTTGGGTAGACATTAATAATTTGGAGCCTATTATATCATCCGCTTACCGGTATATTTGCATATCGACCAGCTGCCTCTTCCTTATCTCTCACTTGACAAAGTCGAGAAGGACtgagatatttgaaattaCAAGCCGTGACGTGACGCTGAATTACAGCGTAACCTAGCAAAGTCGAAAATACaatagaataataatgataataacaaccaAACGTGGTTATTTGACGTAATTAAATGTTGATGCGGGTTTTCAATAAAAGGTAACCGCTTAGTAACTGCCGGAAAAATATGATACCCAGGGTCATTTTGGAACTGTGTACATCATAAAGAGGTTCCGAAGTGACGAAATAATAACTGTGAGACGTTCCACCAATAATATTTACTATGCTTACGCTTAACATCGATATCCAATCATCACCTCGGCAGATGAACATCCGCTAAACAACTCTACAGATTTAAACGAAGGTATTCGGCTAAACTATCAGAAACTCGATGATCACCTTGCGATTCACTCAACCGCGTATGCGCAGCGATACCTGAAGCATTGATTAATATTCACCTCATGTGTATGCACGTGCCATGTATTTCCAAACTTCAGTACTTATTAAGAAGAGAATACAAGCATCGGGAAGTACCTGGAGGTATTTGCGGGTTCGCTTTGTTCATACCCAAGCCTTTATTTGCTCTACGTTTTCTGACTGACATTTATACTGCGCTGAATGCAGTTTCAAGACAGATTGTTGCCATCGTCTAGTGCTGGCATCAGATTCTATCGCGCGAATGCGTCACTtacattataaaattttgtaaccaTACGAACTAAACAACAGCAGCCTTTTATTCATTTAGTAAATCGAATTTACAAGAACGGATGTCTGAGATCTTTTCTACTCTACTCCATGTGCGTCTGGTACTTGTCAGcactgaaattcagtaaaaattTATCCGTCATAATTGTAGGTGACATCAACGTACGATTGCCCAACATTCTGAGTATAATTAAGATATGATTGCATTTGCGATTGCAGCGTACACTTCATATTGTActcacatattatttttttccctttcaaTCGGCAGAAACTCATCAATTCTGTTTACGCGGAGTTATAGACTGTCACACATTGGTGATTCACTCGTGTTCATCAATTGTATTGTTGTTCGAATTATATGTATCACCCTTTTGCAATCCAGTAAAAGCTGTTTATATTGATATGATATCAAAGCATGTCGATAATCGGCGAGTCAGCTAGACGCTTCATAAGTTATTCGTAAAAACATTCGGGATTTTCTGCAGCTTTCATCACGCAACGGCATTTCCGAGTAATCGATCTTCATATATCCGAGTGTGTCTCGCTTGACCtatttatttctcaatttttgatCTTACATAAATACAGCTGCTGATAAGTGGTACCGTTTTTGAGAATGCTAACCTTCGGTGGAATCGGTCGCGTTGCATGTTTGTCTTTCGTGAACCAAATACCCACAGACAGACCAACTGTGTTTGAACTTTAACCGTTCTTTTTATCTCGATTCAATATTCCCCACAGCACATTTAATTCTAGAAACAGAATTTTAACTCATACATCTCATACGGTTCTTTCTGCTTCTAAGAATCgaatggaataaattttgataaaaaactACTTACGGCCGTAAGTAACAGTAATAATCTCAACGCAATTAAGCTACGTTAATATAAGTCACGAAAATGTGCCGTGATTTTGGTTAAAattgtgacaaattttttaaacgctTCTTGTCAGCTTGCATGAGCTTATTACGCACAAGTATTGTATAACACTTGAACTTATAAGCTTACATATTGATTATCTTCCAGTTAccagataaaaaaatgacgGCTAATGAATTTTGTTGACATTGTTTTTTCATAGTCAGATCAGTTCTCTTTAATCTCAGACGTTTACTTTATTTGCTTGCGTTGCATTTGACTCACTTTCGCCGAAACCCGATTACGAACGAATTTCGAAAGACTGGCGAAAACTTTTTATAGccatcgaaaatttttttaacacaagAATATCAATCGATTCTTGATAACGCGAAGGAGATcggtaaatattattttcggaGCGAGTGTGTCATTAAAAATTCTCATCGCATTACAGTCATCAGCTCCGCTTTGTGTGAgattttttcagtttatttaAGTATTTGCGCATATTGCCATGCTGCGCATATTTTAACTTGTTCAAATGTTGATGATAAATCGAACAGATAATCCATATCTTCTAATTCTTGAATTTCCACAATTTAACTGTGCGCGCTTATACCGCCGTAACATAGGCAACCGAGGCGACGGTTACGCTAATGGGTTAGCACTCTTCTGGCGCTTATGAGGTCGATGCA is a window of Neodiprion pinetum isolate iyNeoPine1 chromosome 4, iyNeoPine1.2, whole genome shotgun sequence DNA encoding:
- the LOC124216457 gene encoding pacifastin-like protease inhibitor cvp4, which codes for MMKNLPVCFLILVVLAIGIHGHPSGKVREQICTPGTQTKVDCNMCTCSEDGTALACTKMMCVETLREYLNANGLRKLLNQDNPLLRTKRGIHGHPSGQVRQQICTPGTQTKIDCNTCTCSQDGTALACTKMMCVQIPKEYLNADGSLKLPHQDNPLLRTKRDQVCQPNAVRIWDCNTCRCNPQGTAEACTRSICPKPQELPRVRRDLPNPLKCKPNEGFMDDCNHCWCSRDGRSAACTLMACPPNNLTRLRRETRCTPNERFMDDCNHCTCSPDGRSAICTLMACLPKDFKPPSLRT
- the LOC124216460 gene encoding uncharacterized protein — protein: MKKVFIYAFTFMSLFYAEVVKGASQDWPDTELNLHRVNPYKLMLHKRSIPNSQVCIPGTTKRKECNECLCVGDGSEWSCSRMECLQFASTPRSSDDASINPDQAKNLRRTKRKLLIQGPCDRATYMYECNHCWCEPDSWGGHYACTTNPCPTSTPRTNA